A window of Loxodonta africana isolate mLoxAfr1 chromosome 3, mLoxAfr1.hap2, whole genome shotgun sequence genomic DNA:
CCACCGACATAAGGTAAGATTGGCAAGTGTTCATGATTATCATGAACTGAAATAAAGACTACTGGAGGGGAGGACCTGACCTGCCGGCAGGATAATGACCTCTGTGTTGAGCATGTTTTGTTGGCAGTGCCTCTGGGACTTCAGATAGAGATGGACTTCAGCATTTGGTCAGGTGTGCCTGAAGCTCACTAGAGGCCTTATGCTGAAGAGCTAGAGGTGAATATTACAATGTCATCAGCCTGTAGATGGGGACATTTTCTCAGAGGATGTGGGTACTGTGAAAGGGACAGCGGGCCCAAGGTGGAGCTCTGGGGCACCCAACCTTGTAAGGGCACGGGTGGGGAAGGTGCAGTGTGAATGAGACAAAGAAGTGGTCCTAGGAGATTGAGAGAAAGGCAGGAAGGCTGTGATGTTCTCAGAGGAATAGAGAATTCAGAAAGATGGGAGCAGTCAGGAAAACCACGGAAGCACAAGAGCGGTTTCAGCAGAGTGAGCTGGCTTGCAGCTggtggagaaggaaatggaaggtGAGAGACTAGAGACAGGGTAAAACCTTCTCTTGAAAACTAGAGAGAAGACAAGTTAGTACCACAGGAGAAAATGGAGCCAAGGGAAGACTTCTAAGGCTGTGAGAGACCTGAGCATGTTTGTAGACTGAGGGGATGGCGCTATGGAGGAGTGGAGGGAGCAGCTGGAGCTGCAGTCCTGTTGGGGTGCCTGCTGGGTCCCGGCACAGGAGGAGTGTTGAGGCAGTGTCCAGGTGGGGCCTTGGTGACTGGAAGGAGAGCATGTGCCATGTGAAGGAGGGGCAAGATGGTCTGCTAAGCGTGATTATAGTAACACTGTTGataccagggagccctggtggcgtagtggttaagagctcagctgccaaccaaaaggtcagcagttctgatctaccagccgctccctggaaaccctatggggcagttctattctgtcatgcaggggggtcgctatgagtcagaatctgcttaatggtaatgggtttggttttggtgttggtGTTTATTAGTACTAGTATCTGTGTAGTTCTTAACGAAGCTTCATATATGTGATACATATTTTACGTTTAATGAGGTTAGTGACAAAAGCCTGTATCTTGTTTATTATGGAAACTTTCTAATCTAATGTCCTACATCTTTTGTATCTGAGAAGGTAACTTATTGATTAGAAAGCCTCTTAGGAGAGGAAAAAGGAGGATCCTTCATTATGAATAAAGGGAGGCTTGTTGGTTTAAAACATTTTCTAGCTTGGCCTGGAGGGTGTATGTGTGGTGACTAAGCTGCTCGTGCCTCCTGCCTTTTTCTTGACTACCTGAGGAGACGGACCTGTTCACCTCCTTAGCTACATTTCAAAGTGCATCACTTTGATAGAAGTGGAGGAAGCCGTGTGTAAACTGTCCAAGTAAACTGATGGAATGTCGCGTGCAGTCTCCCCAGCTTTCCTCCTTTCCCTCAGGTTTCTGCTGGACAGAGTTAGCTGCCTGTCAGAGGAATTAATAGCCTCCAGGTTGGTGCCTCTTCTGCTCAATCAGCTGGTGTTTGCAGAACCGGTAGCTGTTAAGAGTTTTCTTCCTCATCTGCTTGGCCCCAAAAAAGGTGAGTTTTTTTCCAAAGTATTATTGTAATTAAGGAGTTTGTCAGTTATTAGTCTGTATTCAAGCAGGGTGAGATCACTGCATGGTATGTATGGTTAGTAATGTCTGGTCttaaaaatggagaatgactgtTGGCTCCTGATGTGATACCTTTGACTTAAACCTGGGTATCAAAGCCACAGGGTAAAGATGGAGCACCTGCCCGGATAATCAGATTTACTGTAGTAAGCAGTTCTGTATTTAAAAAAGTCTACATTGTGGGCTAGAATATGAAATGCGTGTGAAATTTAAGAAAAGGCACACATCCTCAAAGAGCTGCCacacatctggggtcttaaacactagcaagcaaccatctaagatgcatcaatgggtcttaacctacctggagcaaaggagaatgaagaacaccaaagacacaaggtaattatgagcccaagacacagaaagggccatataaactggaggctgcatcagcctgagaccacaagaactagatggtgcccggctacaaccgatgactgccctgatagggaatacaacagagaatccctgatggagcaggagagcagtgggatgcagaccccaaattctcgtaaaaagatcagacttaatggtctgagactagaagaacccgagtggtcatgatccccagaccttctgttagcccaagacaggaactatccccaaagccaactcttcagacagggattggactggactataagatagaaaatgataccggtaaggagtgagcttcttggctcaattaGACACATGATGCTAAGTGGGCAGCtcgtgtctggaggggagatgagaaggcagagggggccagaagctggctgaatggacgtggggaatacagggtggagaggaatgtgttgtctcattagggggagagcaactaggagtacataacatggtgtatttaaatttttgtatgagagactgacttgatttgtaaactttcacttaaagcacaattaaaaaaaaaaaataaagctgccACATTTGCAGCGAATAATTTAGGCCGCGGGCCTCCTGACTTCCCAGTAGCAGTCAGCCTATTTTCTGGTTTCAGTGCAAAGACTGAAAAGCACTGAAATCATTTTGCTTGTCCGGCTGTCAGTTTTTTCTGAATGTGCAATGGTTATTAACTTTGAAACTTATAACTTTATAGCACTAGATGATAACACATCAGGTTAGAAGATATGGCATGAATATACTTTATAGAATTTTGAGTTAGGTACAATCCTGctttcagaaattattttcttcaaagaTTTCAATCCAGCCATCCAGGGTTGCAGGTAGGGGTTTTGTGACCTAGAACTTTCTCATGCCTTTACTTTGATGCTGTCCCTTAGCAGTGCGTTTTCTCACCTCTGTAGCTCCTTCCTCCTGCTTAGTAGGTCTGACACCAAGGTGTGCCTGAGTCACCTCAGGAGCCTTTGAAAGACCTGCCCATAAACCTGCTTTGGGGACAGAGCCAGGGCATGGGTATATTTTTTATGGAAGGTCCCAAATGTGATGTGTATTACCAGAGAGGACCAGCCAGCACAAGGGCCTGTTGTAGATTGAGTACCTCCTGGTTTTACAAAAACTGTGTATAACAGGATCAGCATCACTGATCTGATGTTTGATGTAGTCTGTGAAATTTCTACTTGATTGAACATAAGAAGCTTACAAAGGTGACTGACTCAGAGTTCTGTTAAGGTATAAGCTTTGTAGTACATTAAATTTGATACATAGTATTTCAAGATCATTTCCACAAGGTAGAGTGTACTTGTTAATAATTAAGCCTTGAGTAATTCTAGGTCAACAAAAGAACTGTCCTTGGTTTGAGGAATAAGACTGTATAATACTTCGCGTGTGTCAAGTCCTGGGCTGAGTTATGACTTACACTCAGTGCTCCTTTCACTGAAATGAGTGTTTTTTCATGTGTGACCCTGGTTCCTAGTAGACCGCGTGCAGGGGGAAACCCCTTGCTTGCTCTCACCAGCCCTATTCCAGTCCCGGGTGATCCCCACGCTCCTGCGGCTGTTTGAGGTTCACGAGGAGCATGTGCGGATGGTGCTGCTGGCTCACATCGAGGCTTACGTGGAGCACTTTACTCAGGAGCAGCTGAAGAAGGTCATCTTGCCGCAGGTCAGGGACAGAGCCGTTCGCAGAGGCTGTGCTGGTGATTTGGGGCCGGATGGGAAGAGGGTCTCCAAGTATTTGGATAGCTTAGGCGGCGTTGAGGCAGCAGTTGTTGAGAAGCCTGCTGGGACACTCAGGGCTGAAATCTGAACTGCATTTCCATCCCATTCATGCAGGCAAGTCAGTTATTTATATTTGGTCTTAACTGGGAGAAACTAATTGTGTTTGCTGATCTTTGGAGGGACAGGAACAAGAGTCATTGTGGAATGCCTTGTGAACATAAACTGTAAGAGTGTCTAGTTGGTAATGGCATAACATAACTGAAGCTGGACTGAGGAGCATGAAGCTGTCCACATCAGTGCTTGCCTTCCTGTTCACCAGCCATTCTTACTCAGGTTTTAAGGTTTTGTCAGTCACATGGGATCTTTCAGATGATTTGTTTTTCCTATGAGACTaatttatttagaaataatttgTAAGACCAAGTTTTATGCCAGGTTTTGTGCTTACCTGCTGGGGCTGTAGAGGTACGTAACACTCTTCCTGTTTTCAAGAGCTTACAGTCTAATGAGTGGGAAAGGTGGATGCTTCAGTTATCTGCTGCTGGGTAGCAAACCACCCAGAACTTACGGACTTAAAACAAGAATTGTTTTATTAATTCTCGCATTCTTTGGGTCAACTGGGCTCAGCTTGGAGGTTCTCTTGCTCTGCATGATGGCAGCTGAGGCGTGTAGCTAAAAAATGAAGTTCATCTGAGCAAGCACAGTGTGATACAGCCCATTGCTTTGTTTACAGAGGGAGAAAAAGATAGGCGAGGTGGTTGTCTGTACTTGTGACCTGATTCCCTTCTAGGTGTTACTGGGCCTGCGCGACACCAGCGATTCCATTGTGGCGATTACTCTCCATAGCCTGGCAGTGCTGGTCTCTCTTCTGGGACCAGAGGTGGTTGTGGGAGGAGAAAGAACAAAGATCTTCAAACGTACTGCCCCAAGTTTTActaaaaccactgacctttccccAGAAGGTAAGAATGATTAAAAGCTCTGGCTTTTATCCTAAGTGTTGTTGTTTTaactttagatttttaaaattatacaagTCATGCAGGTGGGTTGTGTTCAGTCAAATGAAAAGTATAAGGAAAAAGTTGTTAATTTCCCTCTTAACTCctctgggcagcatttccttctgttgtatgtagggtcgctatgagtcagaaccaacttgatggtacctaacaacaactcttcgTAGAGGGTAACCAATTTTAACAGTGTCATGGGAGTTCCTTCATACCCTTAAGACCAGAAGACACAGATGTATGCTTATACATAtacagaggatttttttttttttaaatgattagaAAATGTTATATACAATTTGCTTTTttcatgaggaaaccctggtggcgtagcggttaagtgctatggctgctaaccaagaggttggcagttcaaatccgccaggcactctttggaaactctatggggcagttctactctgtcctgtggggtcgctgtaagtcggaatcgactcgacagcagtggggtttttttcaTGAGGTGGTGTAGCAGGGCCCTGTCTGCAGGCCAGTACCTAGAAAtctagctcactcttcttcatagCTGCCTAATAATTCACTGAATAtaattcatttgatgatttccctTTCTGATGGATATTGGttccatttctcaatttttaaCCACTATAAACAATGCTGCGATAAATATTCTTACACAGGCATCTTTATGTACTTTGGGTTTTACTGCTGTAGGATAGAGTCCCAGAAGTAGACTTGCTGGGTCAAAGAATatgtacattttaaattttaatagataATTGTCAGTCTCCAAAAAGACTGGAGCCATTCTCATTAACAGTAGATACTAAAGTTCTTTGGGTTTTGTTAGCCTGTTGGGTAAAAAGCTGTTAATTTTTAGGTACTTCAAGAACTCTCTATTTCTGATACCTACCATTGGATGTTACCCGGGAGGTAGCAGTAATTTCTGGTCTTCACAGGCTATAAAAGTCAAGCATAAGAATTCTGCATCAGCAGTCTCATTGCTGCTTTATTGCGTTGTATAACCTCGAATAGGACTAGGACAAAGGTCTGGCTCTCTGATTCAGTTCTCATGGATATAGTATAGATAGCATAGAAACAATTATCAGTAGAAAAGAGCTGTCAGATAGGTTTCCCCCTAATTTTGATGCCAAAAGAATTTCTTAAAGTAACACTGGCTTCTTGAAGTCTTGAAAAAAGTTCAGCTCTTCCTTGGTGCTAATGAAACAAGTGTTGATGTGACTTCAAGGAGTTTGAAAAGGGTGGAGGCTGGCATCTCATCTTCTGTCATGAAGCAGCCTGTTACCAGTTCTTCTCTTAACAGGTTACTCCAGACAGAAAATGAGCTATTTAAATATACCAGAatttgggggtgggtgggggtatAGTTTTAAGATAAGGCTTAGGGCTTAGTCTGGGCAGCCACTCCTAACATCTGTTTTGTGTTTTGGATGGCGTTTTCTAGTTGTAGGCATTCTGTATACTGAAGATACTCATTTGTTCACATCCACCTGGATTACCGTACAATCTtaataagaaaccaaaaaaggcaCCACATaccacagcagcagcagcagctaaaTTTTTCTTAAGCTAGAGTTTTCTGAAAAGACTTTCTGAGAGATAGATCATAGATGTTTGGCTCATCATAGAAGAGACTGGTGAGCCCTGGCTGCAGCTCACAGGTCAAGTTTATCATTACACGcagctttggctgaagggcgcgGGGTGCAGCTGCGGAGGGTCATAAGTCTCAGACaaattttattcttaaatgaAAGTATAATCACTTATGCTTTTAAATCACCACCAAAATGGCGGTAGCTTTTATGACCAGGGACCCTGTAAGTTACCTGTCTCATCCAACCCCTCACCTAATGCTTAAGTCCTTTCTGTTCCGTCACCACGTGGACATTCAGCCTGCGCGTAAACACTTCCAGGGACAGGCAGTCCATCCATGACAGGTGTGTTTCTTCAAATAGGGAGAGGTGCAGTCTCTCTGTGCAGCTTGTCTTTTGTCAGTCATTTCCCACTGAGCATGTAATAGATGAAGCAGCAGTGTACTGTCCCCTTCACTCTCTGGGTTTTTTCTTTGCCTGCAGATTCTCCCACGCACGTGGCCTGCAGCCAGGACCGTCAGAGCTTCGCAGGCTTGGAGCACCCCTCTTCTAGTGTATTCCCTCAGCATCTCTTTGCTGGCAGCATGCCCATCAGCAGCAAGCAGCACATACGGGGCGGTGACTCCATGACTCTTGTACAGAAAGGTAGAAATAATTACATTTGTAAAGCTTTTCTAGTGCTTTGGATGGTTTCTtgggaatgaaaaatttaaattctGAACATTAAGGGCATTTTGGGAATTTTGATACTGATTTATTATACAGTGAGACCTGTGAGAGCTGATCTCGAGGGGACTGCCTCGTTTTCTTGGGTCTCGCAAGTGTTCTGCCTTGATGGGGTGCAATCTTACCACTTTCCTATTGCTTTTAGTGGGaaatagttttccttctctgacaggtttccaccttacacaggttctgggttttgcaggttttactgtatataattGTACAGTCAGCACTGGGCTCATCTGTTGCCCTGGACTATTGCATGTCCAGGCAGTCCCCGGATTATGAATGAGTTCTGTTCCTCAGTTTGTCTTTAAGTTGAAAttgtaagttggaacagttaggtatggctTGTATCTAATGTCAAGAGTTTGTCTTAGTACATTGTGTACCTTTCTGTGcatagaaaacattaaatatttccagctacactaaaacatctttaacatgcTAATCTAGTGATAAGGTTTTGATAGGCCTGTGCCTGTTATTATGAACcgttgtatgtacctcaaatttttaacataataggctttatgAGGCTGGTTCATAACTAATTCGTGACCCAggcggggactgcctgtatagctACTCTTCCCCATAACTGGCGAGAAGAGCCATTTGACACCACTTGAATTCTTTTTACACCAGATAGTTTACTTTGGGACTTCTGATGCCTAGTGCAGCATTTTCCAGATCATACCCAGGACAGTAGATGTGGAAGATGTTCACAGGCGTGTGAGGAGTGCCGTGGTTAAGTCAGCCAGGGGAGGTGTGGGCAGCGGGCCTTCACAACACGTTGCACAAAGTTTCTCAGTGCCGCGGTTACACTCGAGGAAGTCTCTCTAAAACTAGGGTATGTTAGGGAAGCCACGCTTCTTCAGTGTGCACAGAATTAACACCTTGAGGGAAATAGAGCATTTCTGTTTACAGACGGTAAACACTGAGTGTGAATGTTTAGTGAAGGATTGGGTGCTGTGGTTGGTTAGGACTTGGTGTGCTTCTGTCGGGTTACAGTTGAAGTATCTGGCTAACTTTACCTGACACCTGTGATGTTGATCATACTTTGCCGAGGTGTCTTTCTTGCAGTTACTTGTGGTTGGCTGTTTCCAGGTCATTAGCTCCGTATGTGTCTTCAGCTTGGCTAAGTGCTAACCTTCCTCTAAGTGTACTGCTTGCTCGTAGCCAGCATTTTACAAGAATAATTCCTGTATATATTCCATAGGTGACCAGTTTTCTCAGCATGTTAAATTTGCCATGAATGGAATCTCAGATGTGAAAAATACTTCAGAGGAAAGTGAAAACTTCCCATCAGATTCCAAAAAGTCTGAAGAGTGGCCTGATTGGGGTGAGCCTGAGGAGCCTGACGACAAAACGGTCAACATACACGTTTGGCCTAGAGAGCCACGTGATGCTTCCAAGTCCCTGTCCACTGTGAAGGAGGAGTCTTGGGATGACTGTGAGCCCAGCAATCTAGATCCTGATGGAAACCTCGGAGGCAGAATCCGTGCTTTCAGACCTGTCACCTCAGGGGAGCAGAAGCCCATCCCTGCTCTGCTGCCGCTCACTGAAGAGTCTGGGCCTTTGAAATCAAGCTCCTCTCCAGAGACCAGGCTTGTACAGAGCGGGGATGACCCAGACCACATCAAGCCGCCAAAAGTGTCGTCACAAGCAAGGTCACTCAAGGTTCCGTCGGAACTTGGTCTAGGAGAGGAGTTTACCATTCAAGTAAAAAAGAAGCCAGTTCAAGATCCTGAGTTGGACTGGTTTGCTGATATGATCCCAGAAATTAAACCTTCAGCTGGTTTTCTTATTTTACCTGAACTGAGGACAGAAATGATGGCTCCCAGCAAGGACGATATCTCACCAGTGATGCAGTTTTCCTCAAAATTTGCTGCAGCAGAAGTTACTGAGGTGAGGATTAGTGAATTGTGGTACTAGTTAAGGATGTCCCTCCTGGTCTCAGTCGCACTGTCCTGCCCTTAATAAACATGTTGTTTACCCAGTGAGGGGAAAGACCAGTGTAGGCAATTGGTTAAAATGGTCGAGtcaaacataaaatgaaatcaGCTCCTATAAATGGTATCTTCCCTTCCCTAGAAAACTGTACTGATGGCCTCAGCTAAGTGTTTAATGGTCCACTTGTTAGCACGAATAACCTTATTTGGATGAAAAGAGATGAAGCCAAGAATATGGTGTTATCAAACTGATTTTATTGGGTTATATGATCCTTGAGAATTCACTGTCCTACCATCTGGCTTTGTAATATTGGAACCAAGGTAATCTTTCCTTTTGTATTTTACTTAATATGAGAAATGAATTCTGGCATCAAAAGACAAGTGATGGCTCCTTTTATACTCTTTACTTTCCTGCAAGTGATAGGcctcttttactttttttaattgtgctttagctAAGAGTTTACAGCCCTAGTTTCTTGTTCAAAAAGTTACACACATAGTTTTGTGACACCAGTTGGAGTCCCcacgatgtgacagcacactcctcctttccaccccagactCCCTGTGTCCacttgtccagttcctgtcccttccggttcttggacaggagctgcccatttggtcttgtatctGACGGAActaagcacgttcctcacgtgtgctaTTTCTTGCCCTTTTACTCCATAGTGCCCGATACATGCATGGTTTTTAGCGGGTTGCTCCTGGTGTGTTTTCTTTTGCAGGAAGAGGCTGGCGGCTGGGGAGAAGAAGGGGAGCTGAACTGGGAAGATAACAACTGGTGACCACGGGTATGAATTAAACTTTAGGAAAAAGGATTCCTTTTGTTGTCTTTAATCAAATTAATACCTCAAAAGTAGGCTCTGAGGACAAGAAGACCCAAGGCAGCCTGTTTTTCCCATACCAGGAGCTCTTTTCTTGTCTGTGCCAACTGCAGTGTGAGACCCCAAGAGGTGGCTGGAAGCCCAAGGAGGGGGAGGGCCCAAGTGCACCCGACTGAGGCCGGTCTCTGTGAGAGTAAGCTGTATTATGGACTATGATGTACTGGAGAAAATTAGCTGTAAAAAGTATATAAATGATTTTAAATGACTAAGGCTTCCTTAGGcagcttatttatttgtttacagtCATACTATCTGAGTGAATGAATGGTCCTGTGTGGACTGACCCTTCCACTTGTATCACATTGTACCAAAGTTCtcaatgagaaatatccccaacTATACTGTTCTCTAAATGTCCAATAAAGACTATTTTCACTAGATTCAACTTTACAGAAGCTGTTTTATGTGTTAGAAAAGGTAAACACGCTCATTACATCAGTTTGCTTTACACAGTACACTGTAGGCTGACAAAGCAGCATGTACCCAGTTACGTCTAGTGATAATCAGGGCCGGTCCTCTGAGTCTCTACCCTAGAGCAAACAGCGTCGTAGCTTCTCAATCCTCCCCTGGAGCGCCTCCATTTTCATCAGCAGCCAGTCTGGAGCGGGAGACTTCTGGAGCAATGACTCAACTGCCTCCAAGGCCCCAGCTGCTGTCTCTACTGCCGACCTGTACTCCTCTTCCAAGGGGGGCTCCTGACGGGCTCTTTTTGCACACGGCTGCGAAATGAGGGAAGTGGGGCAGGTAATACCGTAATAGCCACTCTGAAAATGATAAAGAACTTTGCTTCTGGACTGTGGTGAAGCTTACTAGAGCAACTTCTGAAACTGTACAAAAGTTAATTCCAATCCATTGCTTCTCCACGAGGGCaagccccccacccccgccccaggtCATCTGGAAAACTAAGTGAAGGCGTTTTTGGTTTGTCGGTGACTGGGGTGCTACTACCGTTCATTGCCCAGGGCCAAGGAAACTATCTACCATACAACAAAGGCATCTGGCCCTCCCGTGATGTATTTAACCTCAAAGATTTCAGGTATAAACGCTACATGTCTCAGACAACTTATTGATATACATTTAAAGTTGTGTTCTTTTTGTAAGAATTGTGACTAAAACTTCCCAAAACATTGCTCTTTTATGGATTACTATTTCAAATATACTGTTAGTGTTCAGAACAGTGTTTTGATTATCCTTAGTGTCAGATTTCTGCCTTTTCACAGGCAGACAATGCACGAGGCAAGGCATCCAATTAAACAATTTAGAAGGTAAGTCAGTGGGTTTTCTTCTGTGATTCGGATACTAGTCATTGGTACAATGTAGCTTCCCCAAAGGCTACTACAGATGAAAGTTGTCTTCTGGTTATAGTTGGTATGAtgttcaaaactttttttttaaatagttccaCCTCTATGGATTTGATAACCTTTAAGTAAGAAGAAATGTGATTTTAAAAGAGCAACtaccatgatagaattttacatgTCTAGTTGTATTTGGTTTCTTAGAAGTTCAGTATGAGTTCAAAACCAAATTTTAATTAATCACTAAGTAAGAAGGGCAGAATTACCCCCTTGCTAAAGCTTGACCCATCCTGAAAAGAATCTCCTACCTGTAAAGACAACCACCTTGCTTCTTCCCTAGTCACCTTAACAAAGGGCTCCCAGAAGACCTCTCTCTCCTGTTTCACACGTTCCACTCTGGCGGCTTCAGTTTCATCGAAAAGCCCAGTCTGCCACAGATCACGAAAAACCAAGAAAATGGTGTGTGATGTTcagaaaatggaaaaaccaagTAATTCGCTGTGTGTGTGCGCTTATAAGTTCTGAGTGTTAAGCCATTCTCTTAGCTTGTGAAGCAAGCAGTCGCTGGAGGTTAGCTGGACTCCCTGGTGACTTTGGAGGTTCATTACTGTTAACTGGTGTAACTTGGATAAAACCACTCTGCAGTGCTCTCCTCCCCTAGGGAACCACTGTAGAGGCCTCTTACCAGCGAAAAATGATAGTCTGCTCATCTCTAAGGTACGGCTAAGAAACCGGCCACACACACACTTAAATCTAGTTTGTATTTGTACATATACACTTACATAACATACAGTATGTATTTACTGTAGTATGTATTGAGTTCAATTTGATCAGTTCATTGTTAATACAGCCCTGTTTAATGATGGGGATATAGTGTTAAAGAAATGAAGTATTTTTAACCATCGTGCATTTTCTCCTGGGGATCCAACTTTGTGGTATAATGGTTCTGCCGGTAATTTTAAGTTAACCTTTAACTTACCTAACACTATAACCCAGAAATCTCAAAATATGTACAAATGTGGGAGCTAAGTTATTCAATAGTTTGTTTCAAATTGTaaaaatggctttaaaaaaaaatgtcatgaTCTTGGGAAAAAAAGATTTTGGTCTCCATCAGTGTAGAAAAGCCATGCCTAAATGATATCTGCAACAGTGGAAATAGGTGTTCCTCTTGCTTCCTGTTCTACGTGTGGTGACGACATCCTCAGGTACAGCGAGTGCTCTTCCAGATGAGCCACCTTGGGGCCTGCGTTATCAGCGCTACCAGACCTCGGGCTGAGCGTTTCCTGTCTGCAACTTACAACATGGTCTCAACTGCTTAATAATGTTCCGTGTCACCACTGAAAAGTTTAGGATATCTAAGTAAGTTGGTTTACATTAtgcaattttgaaaaaaaatacaaagaacaaaACGGGACATTACTATCTTGATTCTGAATAAACGAGATACCTTTTCCAGAAAGGATACAACTTTGTTCTTAGTTTCTTCAGAACTGAGGCACCATGGAACTACCTCCTCATGATTTGTTCCCTGTTAAAAGATCAGTAAGACCAATTTTGATACATTTCAACAATTTGCCAAGACAAATACATGAGTTTAAAAACTACCTTAAAAACGCACTTTAAAAGAGCGAGCCAGAGGAGTGAGAGAGGACAAGCTCATGGCTTTCCAGGGTACCTTGGGAGAGCACAGCATTGACTTGTGTACACAGGTACCGTGTGAGCTGTAATTACTCCAGGTCAGTCACACTGATTCCTCTATACCCCTCACGACCAACCACATGACTGCACACCCATGAAAGAGTGAAGGAGCACCCGTGCTGAATTAACAGGCTCAGGTTCATCGACCTAAATGGTAGGTTCAAGATGCAACGTATTGTCACTCAACCTCGAAATGCCGTCTGGATGACAAAGCTGAGTTAGTAGACCTGGTCTGAATGTCTTGCTAACCAGAGGACCTTAAGAAAGTCATCCCATTTACTTCCTGTAAAACAGATGATTAGTAGCGTTCCTTCcagggagcccaggtggcacacaaacggttaagctcttggtggctaacataaaggttggttcgaacccaccccgcACCCGCATTTTATGAgcgtgatctgctttcataaagattacagtctagaaaaccctatcgggcagttctactgtcacatggggtcaccatgaatcaaaaattgatgtcacccaacaacaacaacagctaaaaAATTCTACAGATAAATAGAAAAGCagctcagtaaatgtttttgGAATCCTGAAGGACTGGTGCTAACACTTACCTCGGCAAACCGGGTAAAGGCCTCCAAGGTGTGCTG
This region includes:
- the SCYL3 gene encoding protein-associating with the carboxyl-terminal domain of ezrin isoform X3 — its product is MGSENSALKSYTLKEPRFTLPSGLAIYPAVLQDGKFASVFVYKRENEDKVNKAAKHLKTLRHPCLLRFLSCTVEADGIHLVTERVQPLEVALEALSSAEVCAGIYDILLALIFLHDRGNLTHNNVCLSSVFVSEDGHWKLGGMETVCRVPEATPEFLRSIHSVRDPASIPPEETSPEFAVLPESHGHARDAYSFGTLVGSLLTAVSEQVSADVLSSFQQTLHSTLLNPIPDRRPALCTLLSHDFFRNDFLEIVNFLKSLTLKSEEEKTEFFKFLLDRVSCLSEELIASRLVPLLLNQLVFAEPVAVKSFLPHLLGPKKVDRVQGETPCLLSPALFQSRVIPTLLRLFEVHEEHVRMVLLAHIEAYVEHFTQEQLKKVILPQVLLGLRDTSDSIVAITLHSLAVLVSLLGPEVVVGGERTKIFKRTAPSFTKTTDLSPEDSPTHVACSQDRQSFAGLEHPSSSVFPQHLFAGSMPISSKQHIRGGDSMTLVQKGDQFSQHVKFAMNGISDVKNTSEESENFPSDSKKSEEWPDWGEPEEPDDKTVNIHVWPREPRDASKSLSTVKEESWDDCEPSNLDPDGNLGGRIRAFRPVTSGEQKPIPALLPLTEESGPLKSSSSPETRLVQSGDDPDHIKPPKVSSQARSLKVPSELGLGEEFTIQVKKKPVQDPELDWFADMIPEIKPSAGFLILPELRTEMMAPSKDDISPVMQFSSKFAAAEVTEEEAGGWGEEGELNWEDNNW
- the SCYL3 gene encoding protein-associating with the carboxyl-terminal domain of ezrin isoform X2: MGSENSALKSYTLKEPRFTLPSGLAIYPAVLQDGKFASVFVYKRENEDKVNKAAKHLKTLRHPCLLRFLSCTVEADGIHLVTERVQPLEVALEALSSAEVCAGIYDILLALIFLHDRGNLTHNNVCLSSVFVSEDGHWKLGGMETVCRVPEATPEFLRSIHSVRDPASIPPEETSPEFAVLPESHGHARDAYSFGTLVGSLLTAVSEQVSADVLSSFQQTLHSTLLNPIPDRRPALCTLLSHDFFRNDFLEIVNFLKSLTLKSEEEKTEFFKFLLDRVSCLSEELIASRLVPLLLNQLVFAEPVAVKSFLPHLLGPKKDRVQGETPCLLSPALFQSRVIPTLLRLFEVHEEHVRMVLLAHIEAYVEHFTQEQLKKVILPQVLLGLRDTSDSIVAITLHSLAVLVSLLGPEVVVGGERTKIFKRTAPSFTKTTDLSPEDSPTHVACSQDRQSFAGLEHPSSSVFPQHLFAGSMPISSKQHIRGGDSMTLVQKGDQFSQHVKFAMNGISDVKNTSEESENFPSDSKKSEEWPDWGEPEEPDDKTVNIHVWPREPRDASKSLSTVKEESWDDCEPSNLDPDGNLGGRIRAFRPVTSGEQKPIPALLPLTEESGPLKSSSSPETRLVQSGDDPDHIKPPKVSSQARSLKVPSELGLGEEFTIQVKKKPVQDPELDWFADMIPEIKPSAGFLILPELRTEMMAPSKDDISPVMQFSSKFAAAEVTEKTVLMASAKCLMVHLLARITLFG